The Oryzias melastigma strain HK-1 linkage group LG6, ASM292280v2, whole genome shotgun sequence genome includes a window with the following:
- the nr1h4 gene encoding bile acid receptor isoform X1 yields the protein MNEWVGPDITVVGPLQIPPSDDFSMSEGTHFFDILADQGSPLLQDSDILPFNNYPSMQYPSMEPAMSSTPFYSTQNFYPQYGGDEWYSHTGIYELRKGPLEGGYEGDMKEVSSDVPTVCKKSRHVMQAGRVKGEELCVVCGDKASGYHYNALTCEGCKGFFRRSITKNAVYKCKSGGNCEMDMYMRRKCQECRLRKCKEMGMLAECLLTEIQCKSKRLRKNTKASPGRSTGDETEGADSGDSKQVTSTTKVPKEKVEITKDQQSLIRLIVDAYNRHQIPQDVTKKLLQEQYSTEENFLLLTEIATSQVQVLVEFTKNIPGFLSLDHEDQIALLKGSAVEAMFLRSAQVFSRKMPSGHTDVLEERIRKSGISEEFITPLFNFYKSVGELHMVLEEQALLTAVTILTPDRPYVKNQQAVERLQEPMVDVLRKLCALKRPQEPQYFARLLGRLTELRTLNHYHAEMLTSWRVNDHKFTPLLCEIWDVQ from the exons ACATTCTGGCAGACCAAGGCAGTCCTCTCCTCCAAGACTCCGACATCCTACCCTTCAACAACTATCCCAGCATGCAGTACCCGTCCATGGAGCCCGCCATGTCCTCCACTCCATTTTACTCCACTCAGAACTTTTACCCCCAGTACGGCGGGGATGAGTGGTACTCACACACGGGCATTTATGAACTGAGGAAAGGCCCTCTGGAGGGTGGTTACGAAGGCGACATGAAGGAGGTGTCCTCTGATGTGCCGACTGTGTGCAAGAAGAGCCGACACGTGATGCAGGCTGGACGGGTCAAAGGGGAGGAGCTGTGCGTTGTGTGTGGAGATAAGGCGTCTGGGTACCACTACAACGCCCTCACCTGTGAGGGGTGTAAAG GTTTTTTCAGGCGCAGCATCACAAAGAACGCCGTGTACAAATGCAAGAGCGGAGGAAACTGTGAGATGGACATGTACATGCGCAGGAAATGCCAGGAGTGCCGGCTGAGAAAGTGCAAGGAGATGGGCATGCTGGCAGAGT GTCTTCTGACAGAGATTCAGTGTAAATCCAAAAGGCTGCGCAAGAACACCAAAGCCTCTCCAGGACGGTCGACCGGAGATGAGACGGAGGGCGCAGACAGTGGAGACAGCAAGCAGGTCACCTCAACCACCAAAGTGCCAAAG gaaaaGGTTGAAATTACCAAAGATCAGCAGTCGCTCATCAGACTCATCGTAGACGCCTACAACAGACATCAAATTCCTCAAGATGTTACCAAAAAGCTG CTACAAGAACAGTACAGCACAGAGGAAAACTTCCTCCTCCTGACTGAAATCGCAACAAGTCAAGTTCAAGTATTGGTGGAGTTTACAAAAAACATCCCAG GCTTTCTGTCTCTGGATCATGAAGATCAGATTGCTCTGCTGAAGGGCTCAGCTGTGGAAGCCATGTTTCTACGTTCAGCTCAGGTTTTCAGCAGAAAGATGCCGAGTGGACACACGGATGTTTTGGAGGAGAGGATACGCAAGAGTG GTATTTCAGAAGAATTTATTACCCCCCTCTTTAACTTTTACAAGAGTGTGGGTGAGCTCCACATGGTGCTGGAAGAACAAGCTCTGCTCACCGCCGTCACCATCCTCACACCAG ACCGCCCATATGTGAAAAACCAGCAGGCCGTGGAGAGACTGCAGGAGCCCATGGTGGATGTTCTGAGGAAGCTGTGCGCCCTGAAGCGCCCCCAGGAGCCACAGTACTTCGCTCGCCTCCTGGGCCGCCTAACAGAGCTGAGGACACTCAACCACTACCACGCAGAGATGCTCACATCCTGGAGAGTGAACGACCACAAGTTCACGCCGCTTCTCTGCGAGATCTGGGACGTGCAGTGA
- the nr1h4 gene encoding bile acid receptor isoform X2 — protein MDMAMVHMQSSRDILADQGSPLLQDSDILPFNNYPSMQYPSMEPAMSSTPFYSTQNFYPQYGGDEWYSHTGIYELRKGPLEGGYEGDMKEVSSDVPTVCKKSRHVMQAGRVKGEELCVVCGDKASGYHYNALTCEGCKGFFRRSITKNAVYKCKSGGNCEMDMYMRRKCQECRLRKCKEMGMLAECLLTEIQCKSKRLRKNTKASPGRSTGDETEGADSGDSKQVTSTTKVPKEKVEITKDQQSLIRLIVDAYNRHQIPQDVTKKLLQEQYSTEENFLLLTEIATSQVQVLVEFTKNIPGFLSLDHEDQIALLKGSAVEAMFLRSAQVFSRKMPSGHTDVLEERIRKSGISEEFITPLFNFYKSVGELHMVLEEQALLTAVTILTPDRPYVKNQQAVERLQEPMVDVLRKLCALKRPQEPQYFARLLGRLTELRTLNHYHAEMLTSWRVNDHKFTPLLCEIWDVQ, from the exons ACATTCTGGCAGACCAAGGCAGTCCTCTCCTCCAAGACTCCGACATCCTACCCTTCAACAACTATCCCAGCATGCAGTACCCGTCCATGGAGCCCGCCATGTCCTCCACTCCATTTTACTCCACTCAGAACTTTTACCCCCAGTACGGCGGGGATGAGTGGTACTCACACACGGGCATTTATGAACTGAGGAAAGGCCCTCTGGAGGGTGGTTACGAAGGCGACATGAAGGAGGTGTCCTCTGATGTGCCGACTGTGTGCAAGAAGAGCCGACACGTGATGCAGGCTGGACGGGTCAAAGGGGAGGAGCTGTGCGTTGTGTGTGGAGATAAGGCGTCTGGGTACCACTACAACGCCCTCACCTGTGAGGGGTGTAAAG GTTTTTTCAGGCGCAGCATCACAAAGAACGCCGTGTACAAATGCAAGAGCGGAGGAAACTGTGAGATGGACATGTACATGCGCAGGAAATGCCAGGAGTGCCGGCTGAGAAAGTGCAAGGAGATGGGCATGCTGGCAGAGT GTCTTCTGACAGAGATTCAGTGTAAATCCAAAAGGCTGCGCAAGAACACCAAAGCCTCTCCAGGACGGTCGACCGGAGATGAGACGGAGGGCGCAGACAGTGGAGACAGCAAGCAGGTCACCTCAACCACCAAAGTGCCAAAG gaaaaGGTTGAAATTACCAAAGATCAGCAGTCGCTCATCAGACTCATCGTAGACGCCTACAACAGACATCAAATTCCTCAAGATGTTACCAAAAAGCTG CTACAAGAACAGTACAGCACAGAGGAAAACTTCCTCCTCCTGACTGAAATCGCAACAAGTCAAGTTCAAGTATTGGTGGAGTTTACAAAAAACATCCCAG GCTTTCTGTCTCTGGATCATGAAGATCAGATTGCTCTGCTGAAGGGCTCAGCTGTGGAAGCCATGTTTCTACGTTCAGCTCAGGTTTTCAGCAGAAAGATGCCGAGTGGACACACGGATGTTTTGGAGGAGAGGATACGCAAGAGTG GTATTTCAGAAGAATTTATTACCCCCCTCTTTAACTTTTACAAGAGTGTGGGTGAGCTCCACATGGTGCTGGAAGAACAAGCTCTGCTCACCGCCGTCACCATCCTCACACCAG ACCGCCCATATGTGAAAAACCAGCAGGCCGTGGAGAGACTGCAGGAGCCCATGGTGGATGTTCTGAGGAAGCTGTGCGCCCTGAAGCGCCCCCAGGAGCCACAGTACTTCGCTCGCCTCCTGGGCCGCCTAACAGAGCTGAGGACACTCAACCACTACCACGCAGAGATGCTCACATCCTGGAGAGTGAACGACCACAAGTTCACGCCGCTTCTCTGCGAGATCTGGGACGTGCAGTGA
- the nr1h4 gene encoding bile acid receptor isoform X3 produces MQYPSMEPAMSSTPFYSTQNFYPQYGGDEWYSHTGIYELRKGPLEGGYEGDMKEVSSDVPTVCKKSRHVMQAGRVKGEELCVVCGDKASGYHYNALTCEGCKGFFRRSITKNAVYKCKSGGNCEMDMYMRRKCQECRLRKCKEMGMLAECLLTEIQCKSKRLRKNTKASPGRSTGDETEGADSGDSKQVTSTTKVPKEKVEITKDQQSLIRLIVDAYNRHQIPQDVTKKLLQEQYSTEENFLLLTEIATSQVQVLVEFTKNIPGFLSLDHEDQIALLKGSAVEAMFLRSAQVFSRKMPSGHTDVLEERIRKSGISEEFITPLFNFYKSVGELHMVLEEQALLTAVTILTPDRPYVKNQQAVERLQEPMVDVLRKLCALKRPQEPQYFARLLGRLTELRTLNHYHAEMLTSWRVNDHKFTPLLCEIWDVQ; encoded by the exons ATGCAGTACCCGTCCATGGAGCCCGCCATGTCCTCCACTCCATTTTACTCCACTCAGAACTTTTACCCCCAGTACGGCGGGGATGAGTGGTACTCACACACGGGCATTTATGAACTGAGGAAAGGCCCTCTGGAGGGTGGTTACGAAGGCGACATGAAGGAGGTGTCCTCTGATGTGCCGACTGTGTGCAAGAAGAGCCGACACGTGATGCAGGCTGGACGGGTCAAAGGGGAGGAGCTGTGCGTTGTGTGTGGAGATAAGGCGTCTGGGTACCACTACAACGCCCTCACCTGTGAGGGGTGTAAAG GTTTTTTCAGGCGCAGCATCACAAAGAACGCCGTGTACAAATGCAAGAGCGGAGGAAACTGTGAGATGGACATGTACATGCGCAGGAAATGCCAGGAGTGCCGGCTGAGAAAGTGCAAGGAGATGGGCATGCTGGCAGAGT GTCTTCTGACAGAGATTCAGTGTAAATCCAAAAGGCTGCGCAAGAACACCAAAGCCTCTCCAGGACGGTCGACCGGAGATGAGACGGAGGGCGCAGACAGTGGAGACAGCAAGCAGGTCACCTCAACCACCAAAGTGCCAAAG gaaaaGGTTGAAATTACCAAAGATCAGCAGTCGCTCATCAGACTCATCGTAGACGCCTACAACAGACATCAAATTCCTCAAGATGTTACCAAAAAGCTG CTACAAGAACAGTACAGCACAGAGGAAAACTTCCTCCTCCTGACTGAAATCGCAACAAGTCAAGTTCAAGTATTGGTGGAGTTTACAAAAAACATCCCAG GCTTTCTGTCTCTGGATCATGAAGATCAGATTGCTCTGCTGAAGGGCTCAGCTGTGGAAGCCATGTTTCTACGTTCAGCTCAGGTTTTCAGCAGAAAGATGCCGAGTGGACACACGGATGTTTTGGAGGAGAGGATACGCAAGAGTG GTATTTCAGAAGAATTTATTACCCCCCTCTTTAACTTTTACAAGAGTGTGGGTGAGCTCCACATGGTGCTGGAAGAACAAGCTCTGCTCACCGCCGTCACCATCCTCACACCAG ACCGCCCATATGTGAAAAACCAGCAGGCCGTGGAGAGACTGCAGGAGCCCATGGTGGATGTTCTGAGGAAGCTGTGCGCCCTGAAGCGCCCCCAGGAGCCACAGTACTTCGCTCGCCTCCTGGGCCGCCTAACAGAGCTGAGGACACTCAACCACTACCACGCAGAGATGCTCACATCCTGGAGAGTGAACGACCACAAGTTCACGCCGCTTCTCTGCGAGATCTGGGACGTGCAGTGA
- the c1qtnf13 gene encoding complement C1q tumor necrosis factor-related protein 4: protein MQFLFQPNAPALWATQICLACLFITILSSGSVAPLHAPPVTTGLRSAFSASRTSSVVGGKQKAVTFNKLMVNIGGDFNPDSGHFRCRIPGAYYFSFSVGKFPKKLLSVLLVKNGEEVQAIAYDDYRKKGRKVQSQSVMITLKEMDTVWLLLQQSPQYALYSNAGPYITFSGYLVYPDVQPTSQISNYLSPPALSYPNCPSQAETAEQPRSAFSVARTSALMGHNGMREDKSPLTFDVEYVNIGGHFNKTSGVFTCHFPGAYFFAFTVGKHPRKAVSVKLMTGNGDVQAMVFDEDTSKRREMQSQSLLLLLRSGEKVWLYSQQDERYAVYSNQGRYTTFSGFLVYPGAETLSNNYL, encoded by the exons ATGCAATTTTTGTTCCAACCAAACGCACCAG ctCTCTGGGCCACACAAATCTGCCTGGCATGTTTGTTCATCACGATCCTTTCCTCTGGATCTGTTGCCCCTCTCCATGCCCCTCCAGTAACAACAGGTCTTCGCTCTGCTTTCTCTGCATCACGAACCAGCAGCGTGGTCGGGGGCAAGCAGAAGGCAGtgactttcaacaagctcatgGTTAACATCGGAGGGGATTTCAATCCAGACAGCGGCCACTTCCGCTGCCGCATCCCCGGGGCTTACTACTTCTCTTTCTCTGTGGGCAAGTTTCCAAAAAAGCTGCTCTCTGTTTTACTGGTGAAGAACGGGGAGGAGGTTCAGGCCATCGCCTATGACGATTACCGCAAGAAAGGAAGGAAAGTCCAGAGCCAGAGTGTCATGATCACTTTGAAAGAAATGGACACGGTGTGGCTGCTTTTGCAGCAGAGTCCCCAGTATGCTCTGTACAGTAATGCTGGCCCTTACATCACTTTCTCCGGTTACCTCGTCTATCCTGACGTCCAGCCGACCAGCCAGATCAGCAACTACCTCTCTCCTCCGGCTCTGTCCTACCCCAACTGCCCTTCTCAGGCTGAAACCGCCGAGCAGCCACGCTCGGCCTTCTCAGTGGCACGGACGTCAGCGCTCATGGGTCACAACGGCATGCGCGAAGACAAAtcacctttgacctttgacGTGGAGTATGTCAACATCGGGGGACATTTCAATAAGACCTCCGGCGTGTTTACGTGCCACTTCCCCGGcgcatatttttttgctttcacgGTGGGGAAGCATCCTCGCAAGGCCGTTTCAGTGAAGCTGATGACGGGGAACGGAGACGTGCAGGCCATGGTGTTCGACGAGGACACATCCAAGAGGAGGGAGATGCAGAGTCAGAGCTTACTGTTGTTGCTGCGCAGCGGAGAAAAGGTGTGGCTGTACAGCCAGCAAGATGAGCGCTACGCCGTCTACAGCAACCAGGGGAGGTACACCACCTTTTCTGGTTTCCTGGTGTATCCTGGAGCAGAGACACTCTCCAACAATTATCTATAA
- the ube2na gene encoding ubiquitin-conjugating enzyme E2Na produces MAGLPRRIIKETQRLLAEPVPGIKAEPDESNARYFHVVIAGPQDSPFEGGTFKLELFLPEEYPMAAPKVRFMTKIYHPNVDKLGRICLDILKDKWSPALQIRTVLLSIQALLSAPNPDDPLANDVAEKWKSNEAEAIDIAKTWTRLYAGNKNEV; encoded by the exons ATGGCAGGACTGCCCCGCAGGATCATTAAG gaaaCCCAGCGCCTGCTTGCTGAGCCTGTTCCAGGCATCAAAGCAGAGCCAGATGAGAGCAATGCCCGCTACTTTCATGTGGTCATTGCCGGACCTCAGGACTCACCTTTTGAGGGAGGGACCTTTAAACTAGAACTGTTCTTACCAGAGGAATACCCCATGGCAGCACCTAAAGTTCGTTTCATGACTAAAATTTATCATCCCAACGTGGACAAGCTGGGGAGAATATGCCTGGACATTTTGAAAG ACAAATGGTCACCAGCTCTGCAAATCCGAACAGTTCTGCTATCAATCCAGGCTTTACTAAGTGCACCCAACCCTGACGACCCCTTAGCAAATGATGTTGCAGAGAAATGGAAGTCCAATGAAGCTGAAGCCATAGACATAG CCAAGACATGGACCAGGCTTTATGCTGGAAACAAAAACGAGGTGTAA